One region of Oryza sativa Japonica Group chromosome 10, ASM3414082v1 genomic DNA includes:
- the LOC4349165 gene encoding cytochrome P450 704C1 isoform X3: protein MVSVKNTKGSFNHGNMSDLFGDGIFAVDGDKWKQQRKIASYDFTTRALRDFSGDVFKRNAAKLAGVVSSHAASNQSMDFQGFLMRATMDSIFTIAFGQDLNTLDGSGEGRRFAAAFDDASEFTMLRYLNPFWKLSRLLNVGAEAMLKERIKVVDGFVYKLIRDRSDELSNTKAHDTDSRQDILTRFIQATTSDSGTVDYKYLRDIILNIVIAGKDTTAGSLAWFLYMMCKHPEVQEKICHEAMEATNAGEAASIDEFSQSLTDEALNKMHYLHAALTETLRLYPAVPLDNKQCFSDDVLPNGFNVSKGDIVFYIPYAMGRMESLWGKDAESFRPERWLDENGVFQQESPFKFTAFQAGPRICLGKDFAYRQMKIFAAVLLRFFVLKLRDEKEIISYRTMITLSVDQGLHLTAMAR, encoded by the exons ATGGTTTCTGTGAAAAATACTAAGGGGTCGTTTAACCACGGGAACATGAGCGACCTGTTCGGGGATGGCAtcttcgccgtcgacggcgacaaGTGGAAGCAGCAGAGGAAGATCGCCagctacgacttcaccaccagGGCCCTCCGCGACTTCAGCGGCGACGTCTTCAAGAGGAACGCCGccaagctcgccggcgtcgtctcCAGCCACGCCGCGTCAAACCAATCCATGGACTTCCAG GGTTTCTTGATGAGAGCAACGATGGACTCCATCTTCACCATCGCGTTCGGCCAAGACCTCAACACGCTGGACGGCTCCGGCGAGGGGCGCCGCTTCGCCGCGGCGTTCGACGACGCCAGCGAGTTCACCATGCTCCGCTACCTCAACCCGTTCTGGAAGCTGTCGAGGCTCCTCAACGTCGGCGCCGAGGCGATGCTCAAGGAGAGGATCAAGGTCGTCGACGGGTTCGTGTACAAGCTCATCCGTGACAGGTCCGACGAGCTCTCCAACACCAAGGCACACGACACT GATTCGAGGCAGGATATCCTGACAAGATTCATCCAGGCAACGACTAGCGATTCTGGGACGGTTGATTACAAGTACCTGAGAGACATCATATTGAACATTGTCATAGCCGGCAAGGACACCACAGCCGGGTCGCTTGCTTGGTTCCTGTACATGATGTGCAAACACCCGGAAGTACAGGAGAAGATCTGCCACGAAGCCATGGAGGCCACcaacgccggcgaggccgcttCCATCGACGAGTTCTCGCAGAGCCTGACCGACGAGGCACTGAACAAGATGCACTATCTGCACGCTGCACTGACGGAGACGCTCAGGCTATACCCTGCAGTTCCACTG GATAACAAGCAGTGCTTCTCAGACGATGTATTGCCCAACGGATTCAACGTCAGCAAGGGGGACATCGTGTTCTACATCCCCTACGCGATGGGCCGGATGGAGAGCTTGTGGGGCAAAGACGCTGAATCCTTCCGGCCTGAACGTTGGCTCGATGAGAACGGCGTCTTTCAGCAGGAGAGCCCGTTCAAATTTACAGCTTTCCAG GCCGGCCCAAGAATCTGCCTCGGGAAGGATTTCGCGTACAGGCAGATGAAGATCTTCGCGGCCGTGCTGCTCCGTTTCTTCGTGCTCAAGCTGCGGGACGAGAAGGAGATCATCAGCTACCGGACCATGATTACACTCTCCGTCGATCAGGGTCTCCATCTGACGGCTATGGCGAGATGA
- the LOC4349165 gene encoding cytochrome P450 704C1 isoform X1: MGEDGGVNSSSNSPAAAVGLVLVVAICTYLAVVATRKQKRRRRRRPPVVGTAFHQLYHVRRVHDYHTALSREHMTFRLLVPAGREQIYTCDPAVVEHILRTNFANYGKGSFNHGNMSDLFGDGIFAVDGDKWKQQRKIASYDFTTRALRDFSGDVFKRNAAKLAGVVSSHAASNQSMDFQGFLMRATMDSIFTIAFGQDLNTLDGSGEGRRFAAAFDDASEFTMLRYLNPFWKLSRLLNVGAEAMLKERIKVVDGFVYKLIRDRSDELSNTKAHDTDSRQDILTRFIQATTSDSGTVDYKYLRDIILNIVIAGKDTTAGSLAWFLYMMCKHPEVQEKICHEAMEATNAGEAASIDEFSQSLTDEALNKMHYLHAALTETLRLYPAVPLDNKQCFSDDVLPNGFNVSKGDIVFYIPYAMGRMESLWGKDAESFRPERWLDENGVFQQESPFKFTAFQAGPRICLGKDFAYRQMKIFAAVLLRFFVLKLRDEKEIISYRTMITLSVDQGLHLTAMAR; this comes from the exons ATGGGAGAAGATGGCGGCGTGAACTCTTCTTCCAACTCTCCGGCGGCCGCCGTTGGTCTCGTGCTGGTGGTGGCGATCTGCACGTACCTGgccgtcgtcgccacccgcaagcagaagcggcggcggcggcggcggccgccggtggTCGGCACGGCATTCCACCAGCTGTACCACGTCCGGCGGGTGCACGACTACCACACGGCGCTGTCCCGCGAGCACATGACCTTCCGGCTGCTGGTGCCGGCCGGCCGCGAGCAGATATACACGTGCGACCCCGCCGTCGTGGAGCACATCCTCCGGACCAACTTCGCCAACTACGGCAAG GGGTCGTTTAACCACGGGAACATGAGCGACCTGTTCGGGGATGGCAtcttcgccgtcgacggcgacaaGTGGAAGCAGCAGAGGAAGATCGCCagctacgacttcaccaccagGGCCCTCCGCGACTTCAGCGGCGACGTCTTCAAGAGGAACGCCGccaagctcgccggcgtcgtctcCAGCCACGCCGCGTCAAACCAATCCATGGACTTCCAG GGTTTCTTGATGAGAGCAACGATGGACTCCATCTTCACCATCGCGTTCGGCCAAGACCTCAACACGCTGGACGGCTCCGGCGAGGGGCGCCGCTTCGCCGCGGCGTTCGACGACGCCAGCGAGTTCACCATGCTCCGCTACCTCAACCCGTTCTGGAAGCTGTCGAGGCTCCTCAACGTCGGCGCCGAGGCGATGCTCAAGGAGAGGATCAAGGTCGTCGACGGGTTCGTGTACAAGCTCATCCGTGACAGGTCCGACGAGCTCTCCAACACCAAGGCACACGACACT GATTCGAGGCAGGATATCCTGACAAGATTCATCCAGGCAACGACTAGCGATTCTGGGACGGTTGATTACAAGTACCTGAGAGACATCATATTGAACATTGTCATAGCCGGCAAGGACACCACAGCCGGGTCGCTTGCTTGGTTCCTGTACATGATGTGCAAACACCCGGAAGTACAGGAGAAGATCTGCCACGAAGCCATGGAGGCCACcaacgccggcgaggccgcttCCATCGACGAGTTCTCGCAGAGCCTGACCGACGAGGCACTGAACAAGATGCACTATCTGCACGCTGCACTGACGGAGACGCTCAGGCTATACCCTGCAGTTCCACTG GATAACAAGCAGTGCTTCTCAGACGATGTATTGCCCAACGGATTCAACGTCAGCAAGGGGGACATCGTGTTCTACATCCCCTACGCGATGGGCCGGATGGAGAGCTTGTGGGGCAAAGACGCTGAATCCTTCCGGCCTGAACGTTGGCTCGATGAGAACGGCGTCTTTCAGCAGGAGAGCCCGTTCAAATTTACAGCTTTCCAG GCCGGCCCAAGAATCTGCCTCGGGAAGGATTTCGCGTACAGGCAGATGAAGATCTTCGCGGCCGTGCTGCTCCGTTTCTTCGTGCTCAAGCTGCGGGACGAGAAGGAGATCATCAGCTACCGGACCATGATTACACTCTCCGTCGATCAGGGTCTCCATCTGACGGCTATGGCGAGATGA
- the LOC4349165 gene encoding cytochrome P450 704C1 isoform X2, producing the protein MSDLFGDGIFAVDGDKWKQQRKIASYDFTTRALRDFSGDVFKRNAAKLAGVVSSHAASNQSMDFQGFLMRATMDSIFTIAFGQDLNTLDGSGEGRRFAAAFDDASEFTMLRYLNPFWKLSRLLNVGAEAMLKERIKVVDGFVYKLIRDRSDELSNTKAHDTDSRQDILTRFIQATTSDSGTVDYKYLRDIILNIVIAGKDTTAGSLAWFLYMMCKHPEVQEKICHEAMEATNAGEAASIDEFSQSLTDEALNKMHYLHAALTETLRLYPAVPLDNKQCFSDDVLPNGFNVSKGDIVFYIPYAMGRMESLWGKDAESFRPERWLDENGVFQQESPFKFTAFQAGPRICLGKDFAYRQMKIFAAVLLRFFVLKLRDEKEIISYRTMITLSVDQGLHLTAMAR; encoded by the exons ATGAGCGACCTGTTCGGGGATGGCAtcttcgccgtcgacggcgacaaGTGGAAGCAGCAGAGGAAGATCGCCagctacgacttcaccaccagGGCCCTCCGCGACTTCAGCGGCGACGTCTTCAAGAGGAACGCCGccaagctcgccggcgtcgtctcCAGCCACGCCGCGTCAAACCAATCCATGGACTTCCAG GGTTTCTTGATGAGAGCAACGATGGACTCCATCTTCACCATCGCGTTCGGCCAAGACCTCAACACGCTGGACGGCTCCGGCGAGGGGCGCCGCTTCGCCGCGGCGTTCGACGACGCCAGCGAGTTCACCATGCTCCGCTACCTCAACCCGTTCTGGAAGCTGTCGAGGCTCCTCAACGTCGGCGCCGAGGCGATGCTCAAGGAGAGGATCAAGGTCGTCGACGGGTTCGTGTACAAGCTCATCCGTGACAGGTCCGACGAGCTCTCCAACACCAAGGCACACGACACT GATTCGAGGCAGGATATCCTGACAAGATTCATCCAGGCAACGACTAGCGATTCTGGGACGGTTGATTACAAGTACCTGAGAGACATCATATTGAACATTGTCATAGCCGGCAAGGACACCACAGCCGGGTCGCTTGCTTGGTTCCTGTACATGATGTGCAAACACCCGGAAGTACAGGAGAAGATCTGCCACGAAGCCATGGAGGCCACcaacgccggcgaggccgcttCCATCGACGAGTTCTCGCAGAGCCTGACCGACGAGGCACTGAACAAGATGCACTATCTGCACGCTGCACTGACGGAGACGCTCAGGCTATACCCTGCAGTTCCACTG GATAACAAGCAGTGCTTCTCAGACGATGTATTGCCCAACGGATTCAACGTCAGCAAGGGGGACATCGTGTTCTACATCCCCTACGCGATGGGCCGGATGGAGAGCTTGTGGGGCAAAGACGCTGAATCCTTCCGGCCTGAACGTTGGCTCGATGAGAACGGCGTCTTTCAGCAGGAGAGCCCGTTCAAATTTACAGCTTTCCAG GCCGGCCCAAGAATCTGCCTCGGGAAGGATTTCGCGTACAGGCAGATGAAGATCTTCGCGGCCGTGCTGCTCCGTTTCTTCGTGCTCAAGCTGCGGGACGAGAAGGAGATCATCAGCTACCGGACCATGATTACACTCTCCGTCGATCAGGGTCTCCATCTGACGGCTATGGCGAGATGA
- the LOC4349166 gene encoding cytochrome P450 704C1 yields MQQQAYRAHDELPYMGMDGDSSYSPALAAVAGAVALVAFCSYYLAVTRATGDGEARRRRRRHPPVVGTVFHQLYHVRRLHDYYTALCREHTTFRLLATPGRRNIYTCDPAVVEHILRTNFPSYGKGPLNSEILNDLFGEGIFAVDGEKWKTQRKIASYDFTTRALRDFSSDVFKRNAAKLAGVVSNHAASNQSMDFKGLLTRATMDSIFTIAFGQDLNTLDGSGEGRHFAKAFDDAGEYLLLRYLNPFWKLARLLNVGAEATLKERIKVVDEFVYKLIRARSDELSNTMAQDHRSRDDLLSRFIQATTSDSGTVDYKYLRDIVLNIVIAAKDSTSGSLAWFLYMACKRPEVQEKIFDEVMETTNAGDCASIDEFLTSLTDQALNKMHYLHAALTETLRLYPSVPLENKQCFSDDVLPNGFSVSKGDGVFYMPYAMGRMEFLWGKDAEAFRPERWLDEHGVFQQESPFKFTAFQAGPRICIGKDFAYRQMKIFAAVLIRSFVFKLRDKKDNVSYRTAITLAIDQDLHLTATAR; encoded by the exons ATGCAGCAGCAAGCATATCGCGCACACGACGAGCTTCCATATATGGGAATGGACGGCGATTCTTCATACTCACCGGCattggccgccgtcgccggcgccgtcgcgctGGTGGCGTTCTGCTCCTACTACCTGGCCGTCACCcgcgccaccggcgacggcgaggcgaggcggcggcggcggcggcacccgccGGTGGTCGGCACGGTGTTCCACCAGCTGTACCACGTCCGGCGGCTGCACGACTACTACACGGCGCTGTGCCGGGAGCACACGACATTCCGACTGCTCGCGACGCCCGGCCGCCGGAACATATACACGTGCGATCCGGCCGTCGTCGAGCACATCCTCCGGACCAACTTCCCCAGCTACGGAAAG GGCCCGTTGAACTCCGAGATCCTGAATGACCTGTTCGGGGAAGGTAtcttcgccgtcgacggcgagaaGTGGAAGACGCAGAGGAAGATCGCCAGCTACGACTTCACCACGAGGGCCCTCCGCGACTTCAGCAGCGACGTCTTCAAGAGGAACGCCGCgaagctcgccggcgtcgtctcCAACCACGCGGCGTCAAACCAATCCATGGACTTCAAG GGGTTGTTGACGAGAGCAACGATGGACTCCATCTTCACCATCGCCTTCGGGCAAGACCTCAACACGCTGGATGGCTCCGGCGAGGGGCGCCACTTCGCCAAGGCgttcgacgacgccggcgagtaCCTCCTGCTCCGCTACCTCAACCCGTTCTGGAAGCTGGCCAGGCTGCTCAACGTCGGCGCCGAGGCGACGCTCAAGGAGAGGATCAAGGTCGTCGACGAGTTCGTGTACAAGCTCATCCGTGCCAGGTCCGACGAGCTCTCCAACACCATGGCACAAGATCAT CGTTCCAGGGATGATCTCCTGTCAAGATTCATCCAGGCAACGACCAGCGATTCTGGGACGGTTGATTACAAGTACCTGAGAGACATTGTTCTGAACATTGTCATAGCCGCCAAGGACTCGACATCGGGGTCGCTTGCTTGGTTCCTGTACATGGCGTGCAAGCGCCCGGAAGTCCAGGAGAAGATTTTCGACGAAGTCATGGAGACCACCAACGCCGGGGACTGCGCTTCCATCGACGAGTTCTTGACGAGCCTTACCGACCAAGCACTGAACAAGATGCACTACCTGCACGCTGCACTGACGGAGACGCTCAGGCTGTACCCTTCAGTTCCACTG GAGAACAAGCAGTGCTTTTCGGACGACGTGTTGCCCAACGGTTTTAGCGTCAGCAAGGGGGACGGGGTATTCTACATGCCCTACGCGATGGGGAGGATGGAGTTCTTGTGGGGTAAAGACGCTGAAGCTTTCCGACCTGAACGTTGGCTCGACGAGCACGGCGTGTTTCAGCAGGAAAGCCCATTCAAGTTTACAGCTTTCCAG GCCGGCCCAAGAATCTGCATCGGGAAGGATTTCGCGTACAGGCAGATGAAGATCTTCGCGGCCGTGCTGATCCGTTCCTTCGTGTTCAAACTTCGCGACAAGAAGGACAACGTCAGTTACAGGACAGCGATTACGCTTGCCATCGATCAGGATCTCCATCTGACTGCTACGGCAAGATGA
- the LOC4349167 gene encoding glutathione S-transferase U17, which translates to MSSTNNSSGEPPPAVRVLGGWASPFTNRVVVALKLKGVEHEMLQETVGKKSELLLRSNPVHKKFPVLLHHSKPLPESLVIVEYIDEVWPASNGGAPAILPRDPHGRAVERFWARYVDDKILPGLRVLRGSVAGDKDQTAGEMSTTLQRLEEAFVKCSQGKEYFGGDSIGYLDIALGSFLGWIKAVEKIAGVELLNETKLPILAVWADRFCAHPAVVDVVPDADKLVEFTVQYGSVLNTVNVLPK; encoded by the exons ATGTCGTCGACTAACAACAGTTcaggcgagccgccgccggcggtgcgcGTGCTGGGCGGTTGGGCGAGCCCCTTCACGAACCGCGTGGTGGTGGCGCTGAAGCTGAAGGGCGTGGAGCACGAGATGTTGCAGGAGACGGTGGGGAAGAAGAGCGAGCTGCTGCTCCGGTCCAACCCGGTGCACAAGAAGTTCCCCGTGCTGCTCCACCACAGCAAGCCCCTCCCCGAGTCTCTCGTCATCGTCGAGTACATCGACGAGGTCTGGCCGGCCTCCAATGGCGGCGCCCCGGCCATTCTCCCTCGCGACCCCCacggccgcgccgtcgagcGGTTCTGGGCACGGTACGTCGATGACAAG ATTCTACCAGGGCTTCGGGTTTTGAGAGGATCGGTGGCCGGAGACAAGGACCAAACCGCAGGTGAAATGTCCACGACTCTACAGCGTCTGGAGGAAGCATTTGTCAAGTGCAGCCAAGGGAAGGAATACTTCGGCGGCGACAGCATCGGCTACCTGGATATCGCTCTGGGTTCGTTCCTCGGATGGATCAAGGCGGTGGAGAAGAtcgccggcgtcgagctcctCAACGAAACCAAGCTTCCGATCCTGGCTGTTTGGGCGGATCGCTTCTGCGCGCACCCAGCCGTGGTGGACGTCGTGCCTGACGCTGATAAATTGGTTGAGTTCACCGTTCAATATGGTTCTGTGCTGAATACTGTGAATGTTCTTCCCAAGTGA
- the LOC4349169 gene encoding probable glutathione S-transferase GSTU6 → MAGGGDELKLLGMWASPFALRAKLALSFKGLSYDYVEEDFKNKSELLLSSNPVHKKVPVLIHNGKPICESQVIVQYIDEVFPDAGVTLLPADPHDRAVARFWASYIDEKLFGAWIPVFRGKTEEEKAEGVKQTFAVAEKLEGALSECCKGKPFFGGDTVGYVDVVLGGFVAWVHAIEEVFGLNQFDAAKTPLLAAWLERFDELDAAKEAMPDIGRLVELEKMRQAQAQAAVY, encoded by the exons atggccggaggaggagatgagCTGAAGCTGCTGGGGATGTGGGCGAGCCCGTTCGCGCTGCGAGCGAAGCTCGCGCTCAGCTTCAAGGGCCTGAGCTACGACTACGTCGAGGAGGACTTCAAGAACAAGAGCGAGCTGCTCCTCAGCTCCAACCCGGTGCACAAGAAGGTTCCCGTGCTCATCCACAACGGCAAGCCCATCTGCGAGTCGCAGGTCATCGTACAGTACATCGACGAGGTGTTCCCCGACGCCGGCGTCAccctcctccccgccgaccCCCACGATCGCGCCGTCGCTCGCTTCTGGGCCTCCTACATCGACGAAAAG CTGTTCGGTGCGTGGATTCCGGTGTTCAGAGGCaagacggaggaggagaaggcggaggGGGTGAAGCAAACGTTCGCGGTGGCGGAGAAACTGGAGGGAGCACTGAGCGAGTGCTGCAAGGGGAAGCCCTTCTTCGGCGGCGACACCGTCGGCTACGTCGACGTCGTGCTCGGAGGCTTCGTCGCGTGGGTGCACGCCATCGAAGAGGTGTTCGGCCTGAACCAGTTCGACGCCGCCAAGACGCCGCTCCTGGCGGCGTGGTTGGAGCGCTTCgacgagctcgacgccgccaagGAGGCCATGCCGGACATCGGCAGGCTGGTCGAGCTCGAGAAGATGAGGCAGGCACAGGCACAGGCGGCGGTATATTGA